A genomic segment from Melanotaenia boesemani isolate fMelBoe1 chromosome 9, fMelBoe1.pri, whole genome shotgun sequence encodes:
- the cep295 gene encoding centrosomal protein of 295 kDa isoform X4, with the protein MPERTVDREEDTAHANAHEEAELEARRLQDLQREEKRKREEHLEKARLRGRQALRREQLVQDRERLLVELEHMQQTDMLRRRQQVSQMPPQIFQPLYKRQETREDFQREMEFAFEDMYTGERRVKGDLVVKLVPEPLPDPSTGSQDQELDVTLDEPAFSGTENVRYDTEQETSAEGEEGEASRPAPRRVLRKLLDRIRNQRNEWTNHSSHVPAADSPTVYTDQIPERETTIETGSLLSEEKDKRTPDKLREPCVLSPVVEPTKQPAAADTLSPDVFLTRTQEFEEERRKREEELEREKQQQMLLLQELEEQKAKLEQMLLEAQQERDHLKVVNEEVNQPEIPVHDQKVTSGSTTDLVPPAAKDDHTRRIMEYQQRLLEQNRIHQRSVEVARQRLEEYQQALRIRYSMTARSLLPPVVPPGLVHSPPHRMQSEQVPAHLKLPKPPVVPAYAHNGPQVSVEVASRDSDVLASPPCHASSASTGSKLLSDESVSNTLRTLRPNVTAQLTDSVMERVTEQLPERLRPSLTKEQLFPRHHTASVPLQPKPVSLRTISPSIIDSAPPDPGLQSGSSNFTAADMKRQKQELQDIRRRVLEQKEAVVLQQKLQEEERQRHEEQRQRREMEMEQMRRQKETLQALVNTQQPVSHVPSEVSVSEDIGQRRMKLLASLLKAIEESNGGSLSHLENSDERDNSFQQIQSDSGETAPAAQINVPPRPSILPSGLHLPCAPKPPVTRLRLGVQGVMTEQHELSAIQEVETPVNTSQVTGPENNVAAPSHTPHWDLQEFSDTSMTSNKTLQTSSVSSSGQETAERRVSSERSSHFVWKERLLSGTGTCPELSDSDSVLKATSLVSSDSGRGADFSGPALTSYRSFIESPHRPPGSDCLSSTTVSTGSYITTDPEQNANTDKSPHVAEQGSGPLLSNAPSPFEESTDNEESLVSSRPSLSVDLLVNDSSIQHIIDRYTRELNLSLSTAGKTTDSEGSYVEEVGSSVSQQTLVQDSERGVDGSPAGHQSLVLHTAGTQQSAPEFDFTVPQHISLVEDQDHDTFQPLIGQLTDQSSCLIADQRDSALEQLVGQPSTHSSMIGHQPGPQLSLSFDQGGWNSALSRMIARVSHQSSSHWMSTGRDFYAAQLIDQNVSEPSWLAETPERIRMRPLVGELDQSAVQHTGRSGERSYMALGVSAEASVPLNQMLASEASSHYPSVSDVNPHLQDRTRQTQISLVDLGSQGVEDSFHPLLAEVTHNETADPSMIFQMPGHGAPDTPEAHPASREHRVSTPSAESETHTDPSVESETSPEHFRTEEPNHFTAPPTLHGSMSQLIISECHRHDSALEMSPAGRTDVDKTTLILSNLTIGENVADVGRSKAETRISNMQEGSLSFSDSCAQEVTLEREENLRNAFPASDKILEGAMEKGILEQSEITLVSLTDTTLQEQETTITEEEEDKEIKGEKLPDGFREKRREPQETEGLESMSLPEKTPEDDCLTHPVTLLEFQWGSSRGLQDIFQQKRGALLQKSNLRVEEIKAKRVLAKSQCENKVPSKGIKQAKGAQQVTCKAKTMPELQLKTHKSKREKAAQRESQLPPPESDSSLKKEDEVKICTTEQRKLKLSEMHQRTQRLYEQLEEVKHQRSIRSRQEDYAKNRLKAKEFHKKTLQKLHAKQTR; encoded by the exons ATGCCTGAGAGAACCGTTGACAGAGAGGAAGATACAGCACAT GCAAATGCCCATGAGGAAGCAGAACTGGAGGCGAGGAGGCTGCAAGATCTacagagggaggaaaaaaggaagagagaggAGCACCTTGAGAAGGCTCGTCTCAGGGGGAGGCAGGCTCTGAGGAGAGAACAGCTTGTGCAG GATCGTGAGCGTTTGCTGGTTGAACTGGAGCACATGCAGCAGACAGACATGCTGAGAAGAAGACAGCAGGTGTCTCAGATGCCGCCGCAGATCTTCCAGCCTCTGTACAAGAGACAGGAGACGAGGGAGGACTTTCAAAGGGAGATGGAGTTTGCCTTTGAGGATATGTATACTGGAGAGCGGC GGGTTAAAGGAGACCTGGTGGTAAAGCTGGTACCTGAGCCTCTTCCAGATCCTTCCACTGGCAGCCAGGACCAAGAGCTGGATGTTACTCTAGATGAACCTGCCTTTTCTGGAACAGAAAATGTGCGATATGA cactgagcaggaaacatctgctGAGGGTGAAGAAGGtga GGCTTCCAGACCTGCTCCTAGACGGGTTTTAAGGAAACTCCTGGATAGAATCAGGAACCAAAGGAATGAGTGGACTAACCACAGCAGTCATGTCCCTGCAGCTGATTCCCCAACCGTCTACACAGATCAGATCCCAGAGCGAGAGACAACCATTGAAACCGGCTCTCTTCTCAGTGAGGAGAAGGACAAACGAACCCCCGACAAGCTCCGTGAGCCTTGCGTCCTTTCACCAG TCGTGGAGCCAACAAAGCAGCCAGCTGCAGCAGACACTTTATCTCCTGATGTGTTTCTCACCAGAACTCAAGAATTTGAAGAAGAACGAAGGAAAAGG GAAGAGGAGCTGGAGAGGGAAAAGCAGCAACAGATGCTTTTACTGCAGGAGCTGGAAGAGCAGAAGGCCAAACTGGAGCAGATGCTGCTGGAGGCTCAGCAGGAGAGGGATCATCTGAAGGTTGTGAATGAGGAAGTAAACCAACCAGAAATACCTGTCCATGACCAGAAGGTCACCTCTGGTTCAACCACTGAT TTAGTACCTCCTGCGGCTAAAGATGACCATACCAGAAGGATTATGGAATACCAGCAGAGGTTGTTGGAGCAAAACAG aattcACCAGAGATCAGTGGAAGTGGCTCGCCAGCGTCTGGAGGAATACCAACAAGCACTACGTATACGCTACAGCATGACCGCCAGATCATTGCTGCCTCCCGTTGTGCCTCCAGGCCTTGTTCACTCACCTCCGCATAGGATGCAGTCTGAACAAGTCCCAGCTCACCTTAAACTCCCTAAACCTCCTGTGGTACCTGCATATGCTCATAATGGACCACAAGTCTCTGTGGAAGTTGCCTCTAGAGACTCTGACGTGTTGGCCTCACCTCCCTGTCATGCATCCAGTGCAAGCACTGGCTCTAAGTTGTTGTCAGATGAATCTGTTTCAAACACGCTGAGAACTCTGAGACCAAATGTCACTGCACAGCTGACTGACAGCGTCATGGAGAGGGTAACAGAGCAGCTTCCAGAGAGACTGAGACCATCACTAACTAAAGAGCAGCTGTTCCCCAGACATCACACAGCCAGCGTCCCACTTCAGCCAAAGCCGGTTTCGCTCCGAACCATTAGCCCCAGTATCATTGACAGTGCACCTCCGGATCCAGGCCTCCAGTCTGGGTCTTCGAACTTCACAGCGGCGGATATGAAGAGGCAGAAACAAGAGTTGCAGGATATCCGGAGACGGGTGCTGGAACAGAAAGAGGCAGTGGTGCTGCAGCAGAAGCTTCAAGAAGAGGAGAGGCAGAGGCATGAGGAGCAGCGACAGAGACGAGAGATGGAAATGGAGCAGATGAGGAGACAAAAGGAGACATTGCAAGCTTTGGTTAATACTCAACAA CCAGTTTCACACGTTCCCAGTGAAGTGTCTGTATCAGAGGACATCGGTCAGAGACGTATGAAGTTGCTTGCATCCCTGCTTAAAGCTATAGAAGAATCAAATGGAGGAAGTTTATCACATCTAGAGAACTCTGATGAGAGAGATAACTCCTTTCAGCAAATCCAATCTGACAGCGGTGAGACAG CTCCTGCTGCACAGATCAATGTTCCTCCTCGACCTTCAATACTTCCTTCAGGACTCCATCTTCCTTGTGCACCAAAGCCACCTGTGACACGCCTCAGGTTGGGTGTTCAGGGCGTGATGACTGAACAACACGAGCTCAGTGCTATTCAAGAGGTGGAGACTCCAGTCAACACTAGTCAAGTCACAG GCCCAGAAAATAATGTGGCAGCACCGTCACACACTCCACACTGGGATCTACAGGAGTTTTCAGATACCTCTATGACATCTAACAAGACTCTGCAGACATCATCTGTGTCCAGCAGTGGACAAGAGACGGCTGAAAGACGAGTCAGCTCAGAGAGATCCAGCCATTTTGTCTGGAAGGAGAGGCTGCTGTCAGGGACAGGAACATGTCCAGAATTATCAGACTCTG ATTCTGTCCTGAAAGCAACCTCACTAGTTTCCTCGGACTCTGGAAGAGGAGCTGACTTCTCTGGTCCTGCACTCACAAGCTACAGATCCTTCATAGAG TCTCCTCACAGACCTCCAGGGTCTGACTGCCTCTCCTCCACCACTGTCTCCACTGGCAGCTACATAACCACTGATCCCGAGCAAAATGCCAACACTG ATAAATCTCCACACGTCGCAGAACAAGGAAGTGGACCGCTTTTAAGTAATGCCCCCTCACCATTTGAAGAAAGCACTGATAATGAGGAAAGTTTGGTTTCCAGCCGACCCAGTCTGTCTGTAGACTTGCTGGTTAATGACAGCAGCATCCAGCACATTATTGACAGATACACAAGGGAGCTCAACCTGTCCCTCAGCActgcaggaaaaacaacag ACAGTGAAGGCTCATATGTGGAGGAGGTTGGTTCTTCAGTTTCTCAGCAGACCTTGGTTCAAGACTCCGAGCGAGGTGTGGATGGAAGTCCTGCAGGTCATCAGTCTCTGGTGCTGCACACAGCAGGAACGCAGCAGAGTGCTCCG GAGTTTGACTTTACAGTCCCACAGCATATCTCACTGGTTGAGGATCAAGACCATGATACTTTCCAGCCTCTGATTGGCCAGCTGACTGACCAGTCATCTTGCCTCATTGCTGATCAGAGGGACTCAGCCCTGGAGCAACTGGTTGGTCAGCCGTCGACTCACTCATCAATGATTGGTCACCAACCAGGGCCGCAGCTCTCACTGAGCTTTGATCAAGGTGGATGGAATTCTGCTCTGAGTCGGATGATTGCTCGCGTCTCCCATCAGTCCAGCTCTCATTGGATGAGTACTGGGAGGGATTTTTATGCAGCTCAGTTGATAGATCAGAATGTATCTGAGCCATCATGGCTGGCTGAAACTCCAGAGAGAATAAGGATGAGACCACTGGTTGGAGAGCTCGACCAGTCTGCAGTCCAACACACAGGACGCTCGG GAGAAAGAAGCTACATGGCTCTTGGTGTCTCAGCTGAAGCCAGTGTACCCTTAAACCAGATGCTGGCTTCTGAAGCTTCATCACACTATCCATCTGTCTCAGATGTGAATCCACATCTACAGGACCGGACACGACAGACCCAAATCAGTCTGGTGGACCTGGGTTCTCAGGGGGTTGAAG ATTCATTTCATCCACTGCTGGCTGAAGTCACCCACAATGAAACTGCTGATCCCTCCATGATATTTCAGATGCCTGGACATGGTGCGCCGGACACTCCTGAAGCACATCCAGCTAGCAGGGAACACAGAGTTTCCACACCTTCTGCAGAGTCTGAAACTCACACTGATCCTTCTGTTGAGTCAGAAACATCACCTGAGCATTTCCGAACAGAGGAGCCAAACCACTTCACGGCTCCACCAACCTTACATGGATCTATGTCCCAGCTCATTATCTCCGAGTGCCACCGACATGACTCCGCCCTCGAGATGTCCCCCGCTGGGAggacagacgtggacaaaaccACTCTGATTCTGTCAAATCTAACCATTGGTGAGAATGTAGCAGATGTGGGCAGATCAAAGGCAGAAACGAGGATTTCTAACATGCAGGAAGGTTCACTCTCATTCAGTGACTCGTGTGCACAAGAAGTGACGCTTGAGCGAGAGGAAAACCTGAGGAATGCTTTTCCTGCCTCAGACAAGATATTA GAGGGAGCCATGGAGAAGGGAATCCTCGAGCAGTCAGAGATAACATTGGTGAGCCTGACAGACACTACGCTGCAGGAACAGGAGACTACCAtcactgaggaggaagaggacaagGAAATTAAGGGAGAAAAACTTCCCGATGGGTTCAGGGAGAAAAGACGGGAGCCCCAGGAGACAGAG GGGTTAGAATCTATGTCATTACCAGAGAAGACTCCAGAGGATGACTGCCTAACACATCCAG TGACGTTACTGGAGTTTCAGTGGGGCTCTAGCAGAGGGCTGCAGGACATTTTCCAGCAGAAGCGTGGAGCTCTCCTTCAGAAATCAAACCTCAGGGTGGAGGAAATCAAGGCCAAAAGGGTGCTGGCAAAGAGTCAATGTGAGAACAAAGTTCCATCCAAAGGAATCAAACAAGCTAAAGGAGCTCAACAAGTCACCTGTAAGGCAAAAACCATGCCAGAGCTTCAGCTGAAGACCCATAAGTCgaagagagaaaaagctgcACAGAGAGAGTCACAGCTTCCCCCTCCAG AGAGTGATTCCAGTCTGAAAAAAGAGGATGAGGTAAAGATCTGCacaacagaacaaagaaaacttaAACTTTCAGAGATGCACCAGAGAACTCAAAG GCTGTATGAGCAGCTGGAAGAGGTGAAGCATCAGAGATCCATCAGGAGCAGACAGGAAGACTATGcaaaaaacagactgaaggCTAAGGAGTTTCACAAG AAGACCTTACAGAAGCTTCATGCCAAGCAGACTCGATGA
- the cep295 gene encoding centrosomal protein of 295 kDa isoform X2, with protein sequence MKRKVSKLRLSPNEEARIIREEHERRRKLRIQQVREQQKYIALQICREVEHRRQYELRQLQEKLREDWELQQREKLHTLQRLYQESLQLLGQGHRSAKENEPDLAAIAQRKEENHAKAEERYREALKELKTQRIKDHERQSHSINARKKALQAEKERSAKVASLPPPPLNITQNIDTKKPHVVKRFDVSAFAATHYHMPERTVDREEDTAHANAHEEAELEARRLQDLQREEKRKREEHLEKARLRGRQALRREQLVQDRERLLVELEHMQQTDMLRRRQQVSQMPPQIFQPLYKRQETREDFQREMEFAFEDMYTGERRVKGDLVVKLVPEPLPDPSTGSQDQELDVTLDEPAFSGTENVRYDTEQETSAEGEEGEASRPAPRRVLRKLLDRIRNQRNEWTNHSSHVPAADSPTVYTDQIPERETTIETGSLLSEEKDKRTPDKLREPCVLSPVVEPTKQPAAADTLSPDVFLTRTQEFEEERRKREEELEREKQQQMLLLQELEEQKAKLEQMLLEAQQERDHLKVVNEEVNQPEIPVHDQKVTSGSTTDLVPPAAKDDHTRRIMEYQQRLLEQNRIHQRSVEVARQRLEEYQQALRIRYSMTARSLLPPVVPPGLVHSPPHRMQSEQVPAHLKLPKPPVVPAYAHNGPQVSVEVASRDSDVLASPPCHASSASTGSKLLSDESVSNTLRTLRPNVTAQLTDSVMERVTEQLPERLRPSLTKEQLFPRHHTASVPLQPKPVSLRTISPSIIDSAPPDPGLQSGSSNFTAADMKRQKQELQDIRRRVLEQKEAVVLQQKLQEEERQRHEEQRQRREMEMEQMRRQKETLQALVNTQQPVSHVPSEVSVSEDIGQRRMKLLASLLKAIEESNGGSLSHLENSDERDNSFQQIQSDSGETAPAAQINVPPRPSILPSGLHLPCAPKPPVTRLRLGVQGVMTEQHELSAIQEVETPVNTSQVTGPENNVAAPSHTPHWDLQEFSDTSMTSNKTLQTSSVSSSGQETAERRVSSERSSHFVWKERLLSGTGTCPELSDSDSVLKATSLVSSDSGRGADFSGPALTSYRSFIESPHRPPGSDCLSSTTVSTGSYITTDPEQNANTDKSPHVAEQGSGPLLSNAPSPFEESTDNEESLVSSRPSLSVDLLVNDSSIQHIIDRYTRELNLSLSTAGKTTDSEGSYVEEVGSSVSQQTLVQDSERGVDGSPAGHQSLVLHTAGTQQSAPEFDFTVPQHISLVEDQDHDTFQPLIGQLTDQSSCLIADQRDSALEQLVGQPSTHSSMIGHQPGPQLSLSFDQGGWNSALSRMIARVSHQSSSHWMSTGRDFYAAQLIDQNVSEPSWLAETPERIRMRPLVGELDQSAVQHTGRSGERSYMALGVSAEASVPLNQMLASEASSHYPSVSDVNPHLQDRTRQTQISLVDLGSQGVEDSFHPLLAEVTHNETADPSMIFQMPGHGAPDTPEAHPASREHRVSTPSAESETHTDPSVESETSPEHFRTEEPNHFTAPPTLHGSMSQLIISECHRHDSALEMSPAGRTDVDKTTLILSNLTIGENVADVGRSKAETRISNMQEGSLSFSDSCAQEVTLEREENLRNAFPASDKILEGAMEKGILEQSEITLVSLTDTTLQEQETTITEEEEDKEIKGEKLPDGFREKRREPQETEGLESMSLPEKTPEDDCLTHPVTLLEFQWGSSRGLQDIFQQKRGALLQKSNLRVEEIKAKRVLAKSQCENKVPSKGIKQAKGAQQVTCKAKTMPELQLKTHKSKREKAAQRESQLPPPESDSSLKKEDEVKICTTEQRKLKLSEMHQRTQRLYEQLEEVKHQRSIRSRQEDYAKNRLKAKEFHKKTLQKLHAKQTR encoded by the exons atgaaaagaaaagtatCTAAATTGAGACTCAGTCCCAACGAAGAGGCTCGGATAATACGAGAAGAGCATgaaaggaggaggaaactaCGAATACAGCAG GTGCGGGAGCAGCAGAAGTATATTGCACTGCAAATCTGCCGAGAGGTTGAGCACAGACGGCAGTATGAGCTGCGACAGCTGCAGGAAAAGCTGAGGGAGGACTGGGAGCTACAGCAGAGGGAAAAACTCCACACCCTGCAGAGGTTATACCAAGAAAGCCTCCAGCTTCTTGGTCAGGGGCACAGGAgtgcaaaagaaaat GAACCTGACCTGGCAGCCATTGCtcagaggaaggaggaaaacCATGCCAAAGCAGAGGAACGTTATCGAGAAGCCCTGAAGGAGCTCAAAACACAGAGGATCAAAGACCATGAGAGACAATCCCA CTCCATCAATGCCAGGAAGAAGGCACTACAAGCAGAAAAGGAAAGATCGGCTAAAGTAGCCAGCTTGCCACCACCTCCGCTAAACATCACTCAG AACATTGACACAAAGAAGCCACATGTAGTAAAGAGGTTTGATGTGAGTGCCTTTGCTGCTACACATTACCACATGCCTGAGAGAACCGTTGACAGAGAGGAAGATACAGCACAT GCAAATGCCCATGAGGAAGCAGAACTGGAGGCGAGGAGGCTGCAAGATCTacagagggaggaaaaaaggaagagagaggAGCACCTTGAGAAGGCTCGTCTCAGGGGGAGGCAGGCTCTGAGGAGAGAACAGCTTGTGCAG GATCGTGAGCGTTTGCTGGTTGAACTGGAGCACATGCAGCAGACAGACATGCTGAGAAGAAGACAGCAGGTGTCTCAGATGCCGCCGCAGATCTTCCAGCCTCTGTACAAGAGACAGGAGACGAGGGAGGACTTTCAAAGGGAGATGGAGTTTGCCTTTGAGGATATGTATACTGGAGAGCGGC GGGTTAAAGGAGACCTGGTGGTAAAGCTGGTACCTGAGCCTCTTCCAGATCCTTCCACTGGCAGCCAGGACCAAGAGCTGGATGTTACTCTAGATGAACCTGCCTTTTCTGGAACAGAAAATGTGCGATATGA cactgagcaggaaacatctgctGAGGGTGAAGAAGGtga GGCTTCCAGACCTGCTCCTAGACGGGTTTTAAGGAAACTCCTGGATAGAATCAGGAACCAAAGGAATGAGTGGACTAACCACAGCAGTCATGTCCCTGCAGCTGATTCCCCAACCGTCTACACAGATCAGATCCCAGAGCGAGAGACAACCATTGAAACCGGCTCTCTTCTCAGTGAGGAGAAGGACAAACGAACCCCCGACAAGCTCCGTGAGCCTTGCGTCCTTTCACCAG TCGTGGAGCCAACAAAGCAGCCAGCTGCAGCAGACACTTTATCTCCTGATGTGTTTCTCACCAGAACTCAAGAATTTGAAGAAGAACGAAGGAAAAGG GAAGAGGAGCTGGAGAGGGAAAAGCAGCAACAGATGCTTTTACTGCAGGAGCTGGAAGAGCAGAAGGCCAAACTGGAGCAGATGCTGCTGGAGGCTCAGCAGGAGAGGGATCATCTGAAGGTTGTGAATGAGGAAGTAAACCAACCAGAAATACCTGTCCATGACCAGAAGGTCACCTCTGGTTCAACCACTGAT TTAGTACCTCCTGCGGCTAAAGATGACCATACCAGAAGGATTATGGAATACCAGCAGAGGTTGTTGGAGCAAAACAG aattcACCAGAGATCAGTGGAAGTGGCTCGCCAGCGTCTGGAGGAATACCAACAAGCACTACGTATACGCTACAGCATGACCGCCAGATCATTGCTGCCTCCCGTTGTGCCTCCAGGCCTTGTTCACTCACCTCCGCATAGGATGCAGTCTGAACAAGTCCCAGCTCACCTTAAACTCCCTAAACCTCCTGTGGTACCTGCATATGCTCATAATGGACCACAAGTCTCTGTGGAAGTTGCCTCTAGAGACTCTGACGTGTTGGCCTCACCTCCCTGTCATGCATCCAGTGCAAGCACTGGCTCTAAGTTGTTGTCAGATGAATCTGTTTCAAACACGCTGAGAACTCTGAGACCAAATGTCACTGCACAGCTGACTGACAGCGTCATGGAGAGGGTAACAGAGCAGCTTCCAGAGAGACTGAGACCATCACTAACTAAAGAGCAGCTGTTCCCCAGACATCACACAGCCAGCGTCCCACTTCAGCCAAAGCCGGTTTCGCTCCGAACCATTAGCCCCAGTATCATTGACAGTGCACCTCCGGATCCAGGCCTCCAGTCTGGGTCTTCGAACTTCACAGCGGCGGATATGAAGAGGCAGAAACAAGAGTTGCAGGATATCCGGAGACGGGTGCTGGAACAGAAAGAGGCAGTGGTGCTGCAGCAGAAGCTTCAAGAAGAGGAGAGGCAGAGGCATGAGGAGCAGCGACAGAGACGAGAGATGGAAATGGAGCAGATGAGGAGACAAAAGGAGACATTGCAAGCTTTGGTTAATACTCAACAA CCAGTTTCACACGTTCCCAGTGAAGTGTCTGTATCAGAGGACATCGGTCAGAGACGTATGAAGTTGCTTGCATCCCTGCTTAAAGCTATAGAAGAATCAAATGGAGGAAGTTTATCACATCTAGAGAACTCTGATGAGAGAGATAACTCCTTTCAGCAAATCCAATCTGACAGCGGTGAGACAG CTCCTGCTGCACAGATCAATGTTCCTCCTCGACCTTCAATACTTCCTTCAGGACTCCATCTTCCTTGTGCACCAAAGCCACCTGTGACACGCCTCAGGTTGGGTGTTCAGGGCGTGATGACTGAACAACACGAGCTCAGTGCTATTCAAGAGGTGGAGACTCCAGTCAACACTAGTCAAGTCACAG GCCCAGAAAATAATGTGGCAGCACCGTCACACACTCCACACTGGGATCTACAGGAGTTTTCAGATACCTCTATGACATCTAACAAGACTCTGCAGACATCATCTGTGTCCAGCAGTGGACAAGAGACGGCTGAAAGACGAGTCAGCTCAGAGAGATCCAGCCATTTTGTCTGGAAGGAGAGGCTGCTGTCAGGGACAGGAACATGTCCAGAATTATCAGACTCTG ATTCTGTCCTGAAAGCAACCTCACTAGTTTCCTCGGACTCTGGAAGAGGAGCTGACTTCTCTGGTCCTGCACTCACAAGCTACAGATCCTTCATAGAG TCTCCTCACAGACCTCCAGGGTCTGACTGCCTCTCCTCCACCACTGTCTCCACTGGCAGCTACATAACCACTGATCCCGAGCAAAATGCCAACACTG ATAAATCTCCACACGTCGCAGAACAAGGAAGTGGACCGCTTTTAAGTAATGCCCCCTCACCATTTGAAGAAAGCACTGATAATGAGGAAAGTTTGGTTTCCAGCCGACCCAGTCTGTCTGTAGACTTGCTGGTTAATGACAGCAGCATCCAGCACATTATTGACAGATACACAAGGGAGCTCAACCTGTCCCTCAGCActgcaggaaaaacaacag ACAGTGAAGGCTCATATGTGGAGGAGGTTGGTTCTTCAGTTTCTCAGCAGACCTTGGTTCAAGACTCCGAGCGAGGTGTGGATGGAAGTCCTGCAGGTCATCAGTCTCTGGTGCTGCACACAGCAGGAACGCAGCAGAGTGCTCCG GAGTTTGACTTTACAGTCCCACAGCATATCTCACTGGTTGAGGATCAAGACCATGATACTTTCCAGCCTCTGATTGGCCAGCTGACTGACCAGTCATCTTGCCTCATTGCTGATCAGAGGGACTCAGCCCTGGAGCAACTGGTTGGTCAGCCGTCGACTCACTCATCAATGATTGGTCACCAACCAGGGCCGCAGCTCTCACTGAGCTTTGATCAAGGTGGATGGAATTCTGCTCTGAGTCGGATGATTGCTCGCGTCTCCCATCAGTCCAGCTCTCATTGGATGAGTACTGGGAGGGATTTTTATGCAGCTCAGTTGATAGATCAGAATGTATCTGAGCCATCATGGCTGGCTGAAACTCCAGAGAGAATAAGGATGAGACCACTGGTTGGAGAGCTCGACCAGTCTGCAGTCCAACACACAGGACGCTCGG GAGAAAGAAGCTACATGGCTCTTGGTGTCTCAGCTGAAGCCAGTGTACCCTTAAACCAGATGCTGGCTTCTGAAGCTTCATCACACTATCCATCTGTCTCAGATGTGAATCCACATCTACAGGACCGGACACGACAGACCCAAATCAGTCTGGTGGACCTGGGTTCTCAGGGGGTTGAAG ATTCATTTCATCCACTGCTGGCTGAAGTCACCCACAATGAAACTGCTGATCCCTCCATGATATTTCAGATGCCTGGACATGGTGCGCCGGACACTCCTGAAGCACATCCAGCTAGCAGGGAACACAGAGTTTCCACACCTTCTGCAGAGTCTGAAACTCACACTGATCCTTCTGTTGAGTCAGAAACATCACCTGAGCATTTCCGAACAGAGGAGCCAAACCACTTCACGGCTCCACCAACCTTACATGGATCTATGTCCCAGCTCATTATCTCCGAGTGCCACCGACATGACTCCGCCCTCGAGATGTCCCCCGCTGGGAggacagacgtggacaaaaccACTCTGATTCTGTCAAATCTAACCATTGGTGAGAATGTAGCAGATGTGGGCAGATCAAAGGCAGAAACGAGGATTTCTAACATGCAGGAAGGTTCACTCTCATTCAGTGACTCGTGTGCACAAGAAGTGACGCTTGAGCGAGAGGAAAACCTGAGGAATGCTTTTCCTGCCTCAGACAAGATATTA GAGGGAGCCATGGAGAAGGGAATCCTCGAGCAGTCAGAGATAACATTGGTGAGCCTGACAGACACTACGCTGCAGGAACAGGAGACTACCAtcactgaggaggaagaggacaagGAAATTAAGGGAGAAAAACTTCCCGATGGGTTCAGGGAGAAAAGACGGGAGCCCCAGGAGACAGAG GGGTTAGAATCTATGTCATTACCAGAGAAGACTCCAGAGGATGACTGCCTAACACATCCAG TGACGTTACTGGAGTTTCAGTGGGGCTCTAGCAGAGGGCTGCAGGACATTTTCCAGCAGAAGCGTGGAGCTCTCCTTCAGAAATCAAACCTCAGGGTGGAGGAAATCAAGGCCAAAAGGGTGCTGGCAAAGAGTCAATGTGAGAACAAAGTTCCATCCAAAGGAATCAAACAAGCTAAAGGAGCTCAACAAGTCACCTGTAAGGCAAAAACCATGCCAGAGCTTCAGCTGAAGACCCATAAGTCgaagagagaaaaagctgcACAGAGAGAGTCACAGCTTCCCCCTCCAG AGAGTGATTCCAGTCTGAAAAAAGAGGATGAGGTAAAGATCTGCacaacagaacaaagaaaacttaAACTTTCAGAGATGCACCAGAGAACTCAAAG GCTGTATGAGCAGCTGGAAGAGGTGAAGCATCAGAGATCCATCAGGAGCAGACAGGAAGACTATGcaaaaaacagactgaaggCTAAGGAGTTTCACAAG AAGACCTTACAGAAGCTTCATGCCAAGCAGACTCGATGA